In Janthinobacterium sp. J1-1, a single genomic region encodes these proteins:
- the coq7 gene encoding 2-polyprenyl-3-methyl-6-methoxy-1,4-benzoquinone monooxygenase produces MTAHRYFNPLDRLIVDADKALRVIAGVASATRPTPAAQSPDATLSAAEQRHSAGLMRVNHVGEVCAQALYNSQARHAHSPAVREQFDEAGREEEDHLAWTAQRVRELGSRLSLLNPLWYAGSFALGTLAARMGDGQSLGFVVETEKQVEAHLESHLGELPPQDAKSRAIVRQMQLDEIEHGAAAQRLGATDTPAPVKALMGVMGKVMTKTAYYV; encoded by the coding sequence ATGACCGCACACCGCTACTTCAATCCCCTGGATCGCCTGATTGTCGATGCCGACAAGGCCTTGCGCGTGATCGCCGGCGTGGCTTCCGCTACACGCCCGACGCCGGCCGCGCAATCGCCCGACGCCACCCTGAGCGCGGCCGAGCAGCGCCACAGCGCAGGCTTGATGCGGGTCAATCACGTGGGGGAAGTGTGCGCGCAAGCCTTGTACAATTCGCAGGCGCGCCACGCGCACAGCCCGGCGGTACGCGAACAGTTCGACGAAGCGGGCCGCGAAGAGGAAGACCACCTGGCCTGGACGGCGCAGCGCGTGCGTGAACTCGGTTCGCGCCTGAGCCTGCTGAACCCGCTGTGGTATGCGGGCTCGTTCGCGCTCGGCACGCTGGCCGCGCGCATGGGCGACGGCCAGAGCCTGGGGTTTGTGGTGGAAACGGAAAAGCAGGTGGAAGCCCACCTGGAAAGCCATCTGGGCGAGTTGCCGCCGCAGGACGCCAAGTCGCGCGCCATCGTGCGCCAGATGCAGCTCGACGAGATCGAGCACGGCGCCGCCGCCCAGCGCCTGGGCGCCACCGACACCCCGGCGCCGGTCAAGGCGCTGATGGGGGTGATGGGCAAAGTCATGACCAAGACCGCGTATTACGTCTGA
- a CDS encoding OsmC family protein, with amino-acid sequence MECKVSWNGPSGMSFRAETGSGHLVTMDGAPDGGGHNLAPRPMEMVLLGTGGCTAYDVVLILKRGREAVSGCEVTLKADRAETDPKVFTKIHFHFTVRGKSLKPTAVERAVALSHDKYCSASIMLAKTAEITHSFEIIEE; translated from the coding sequence ATGGAATGCAAAGTTAGCTGGAATGGCCCGTCGGGCATGAGTTTTCGGGCCGAAACCGGCTCCGGCCACCTGGTGACGATGGATGGCGCACCGGACGGCGGCGGCCACAACCTGGCGCCGCGGCCGATGGAAATGGTGTTATTGGGTACGGGCGGCTGCACCGCCTATGACGTGGTGCTGATCCTGAAACGGGGCCGCGAAGCCGTCAGTGGCTGCGAAGTGACGCTCAAGGCCGACCGCGCCGAGACCGATCCGAAAGTGTTTACCAAGATCCACTTCCACTTCACCGTGCGCGGCAAGTCGCTGAAACCGACCGCCGTGGAACGCGCCGTGGCGCTGTCGCACGACAAGTATTGCTCGGCATCGATCATGCTGGCAAAGACGGCCGAAATTACCCACTCGTTCGAAATCATCGAAGAGTGA
- a CDS encoding M1 family aminopeptidase — MFAIAFFEARQRFKLLSTWVYFAMFLALSMLWMAASGGAFKEVSISMGGRFLINAPRSLALSCAVLGCFGAVVVAAMMGRSVQQDIEYGMQHFFFSAPIRKYEYVFGRFLGATLVLAVVFASIILGAWLGSWLPGIDQERLGPQRLLAYLMPYVFTLLPNLFIFGAIFFVIAALTRRMLPVYISSVVMLIGYLVAPSLARDLDFKTVAALIDPFGTTALINLTEYWPNAERNTRLVTLEGVYLVNRAIWCGLALLALLLGYWRFHFHAAPDSGSARRQGDATPPARLSNSALDTHEPPDFARRSLAALLLQMSWLNLRETIKNIYFVVIVLAGVLVMYASALDMGSIYGTNTYPVTEKVLDIVSGAFALFMLVITTFYAGELVWRERESGLQLMLDALPVPNWLPLLSKLFALIGLQALLSLVIMLCGMSIQIVKGYYRLDPGLYFEALFLTQLPGYALTAVLAIFLQVLINQRYLAYFAMILYYGATLTFGSLDLSNPLLLYGNTPGFLYSAMNGAGHYLLRERWYLLYWSGAAVMLTVLALLFWPRGAHDSWRIRLRLARHALSQPVLASFGAGLAVFLVAGSILFYTFHIANDYKSGYARDAERASFERQYRKLAATPQPRIADVKLDVAIYPAQRTLKVKGHYLLENRTAVPISQIFIQQDPTASMRLRFDTRVHPGLDDTRLGFYSYRLAAPLLPGATLGLDFDVDYAPRGVLGLGQDTPVVANGTFFTNAVLPHVGYQPQLELNDPRDRKRHGLPPRARALARDDARGLADNHVGNDADRIGFEATVSTVDGQTAIAPGMLDNDWIDKGRHYFHYKMDQPILNFYAVQSARYAVRHERWQDVAIDVYYQPGHEYNLDRFVRGSKEALEYYTKNFGPYQQKIVRIVEFPRYQTYAQSFPGTIPFSEGLGFVARVDDKNPKDLDYPFYVTAHEVAHQWWGHQLVGGNTRGASVLSETLAEYSALMVMKKTGGPNRMRRFLRYDLNRYLMGRAEERNRELPLADNERQDYIHYHKGALAMYLLQDIVGEDKINGVLRELLQQHRRQSPPYASVTALIDGLRQVTPPEQAYLIDDLFEKIVLFDNRALAATARKLTDGRYEVTIKVQAGKVQAGEQGEEQEVPLRDLIEIGVDDKDGNALLRERKLMSSKQASYTVVVATRPARAGIDPDNKLIDRKPDDNMIAVDISER, encoded by the coding sequence ATGTTTGCGATTGCCTTCTTTGAAGCACGACAGCGTTTCAAGCTGCTGTCCACCTGGGTGTATTTCGCCATGTTCCTGGCGCTGTCCATGCTGTGGATGGCCGCCTCGGGCGGCGCCTTCAAGGAAGTGTCGATCAGCATGGGCGGCAGGTTTTTGATCAATGCGCCGCGCTCGCTGGCCCTGAGCTGCGCCGTGCTGGGCTGCTTCGGCGCGGTGGTGGTGGCCGCCATGATGGGCCGCTCGGTGCAGCAGGATATCGAATACGGCATGCAGCATTTCTTCTTCAGCGCGCCGATCCGCAAATACGAGTATGTGTTCGGTCGCTTTCTCGGCGCCACCCTGGTGCTGGCGGTGGTGTTTGCCAGCATTATCCTCGGTGCCTGGCTGGGCAGCTGGTTGCCCGGCATCGACCAGGAACGGCTGGGGCCGCAGCGCCTGCTGGCCTATCTGATGCCGTATGTCTTTACCCTGCTGCCCAACCTGTTCATCTTCGGCGCCATCTTTTTCGTGATTGCCGCGCTGACGCGGCGCATGTTGCCCGTCTATATCAGCTCGGTGGTGATGCTGATCGGCTACCTGGTGGCGCCGTCGCTGGCGCGCGACCTGGACTTCAAGACGGTGGCCGCGCTGATCGACCCCTTCGGCACCACGGCCCTGATCAACCTGACCGAATACTGGCCCAATGCCGAACGCAACACGCGCCTGGTCACGCTCGAGGGCGTGTATCTGGTCAACCGCGCCATCTGGTGCGGCCTGGCCCTGCTGGCCTTGCTGCTGGGCTACTGGCGCTTTCACTTCCACGCCGCGCCCGACAGCGGCTCGGCCAGGCGCCAAGGCGACGCCACGCCGCCCGCGCGCCTGTCGAACAGCGCGCTCGACACGCATGAGCCGCCCGATTTTGCCCGGCGCAGCCTGGCCGCCCTGCTGCTGCAGATGAGCTGGCTGAACCTGCGCGAAACCATCAAGAACATTTATTTTGTCGTCATCGTGCTGGCCGGCGTGCTGGTGATGTACGCCAGCGCGCTGGACATGGGTTCGATATATGGCACCAATACGTATCCGGTGACGGAAAAAGTGCTGGACATCGTCAGCGGCGCGTTCGCGCTGTTCATGCTGGTGATCACCACCTTCTATGCGGGCGAACTGGTGTGGCGCGAGCGCGAAAGCGGCTTGCAGCTGATGCTCGACGCCCTGCCCGTGCCGAACTGGCTGCCACTGCTGTCGAAACTGTTTGCGCTGATCGGCCTGCAGGCATTGCTGAGCCTGGTGATCATGTTGTGCGGCATGTCGATCCAGATCGTCAAGGGCTATTACCGGCTCGATCCCGGCCTGTACTTTGAAGCGCTGTTTCTGACCCAGTTGCCCGGCTATGCCCTGACGGCCGTGCTGGCGATTTTCCTGCAAGTGCTGATCAACCAGCGCTACCTGGCCTACTTTGCCATGATCCTGTATTACGGCGCGACCCTGACCTTCGGCTCGCTGGACCTGAGCAATCCGCTGCTGTTGTATGGCAATACACCGGGCTTCCTCTACTCGGCCATGAACGGCGCCGGCCACTACCTGCTGCGCGAACGCTGGTACCTGCTGTACTGGAGCGGCGCGGCCGTGATGCTGACCGTGCTGGCCCTGCTGTTCTGGCCGCGCGGCGCACACGACAGCTGGCGCATCCGTCTGCGCCTGGCGCGCCACGCCCTGAGCCAGCCGGTGCTGGCCAGCTTCGGCGCCGGCCTGGCCGTCTTCCTGGTCGCCGGGAGCATCCTGTTCTATACCTTCCATATCGCCAACGACTACAAGTCCGGCTATGCGCGCGACGCCGAGCGCGCCAGCTTCGAGCGCCAGTACCGCAAGCTGGCGGCCACGCCGCAGCCGCGCATCGCCGACGTCAAGCTTGACGTGGCCATCTACCCGGCCCAGCGCACCCTGAAGGTCAAGGGGCACTACCTGCTGGAAAACCGCACCGCCGTGCCAATCAGCCAGATTTTCATCCAGCAAGACCCGACCGCCAGCATGCGGCTGCGCTTCGATACGCGCGTCCATCCGGGCCTGGACGATACGCGCCTGGGCTTTTACAGCTACCGCCTGGCCGCGCCGCTGCTGCCGGGCGCCACCCTTGGCCTCGATTTCGACGTCGACTACGCGCCGCGTGGCGTGCTGGGCCTGGGCCAGGACACGCCGGTGGTGGCCAACGGCACCTTCTTTACCAATGCCGTGCTGCCGCATGTCGGCTACCAGCCGCAGCTGGAACTGAACGATCCGCGCGACCGCAAGCGGCACGGTTTGCCGCCGCGCGCGCGGGCGCTGGCGCGCGACGATGCGCGCGGCCTGGCCGACAATCATGTCGGCAACGACGCCGACCGCATCGGTTTTGAAGCGACCGTCAGCACCGTCGATGGCCAGACGGCGATCGCGCCCGGCATGCTCGACAACGACTGGATAGACAAGGGCCGCCATTACTTCCATTACAAGATGGACCAGCCCATCCTCAATTTCTATGCCGTCCAGTCGGCCCGCTACGCCGTCCGGCACGAGCGCTGGCAGGACGTGGCCATCGATGTGTATTACCAGCCGGGACACGAATATAATCTGGACCGCTTCGTGCGCGGCAGCAAGGAAGCGCTCGAGTACTACACGAAAAACTTCGGCCCCTACCAACAGAAGATCGTGCGCATCGTCGAGTTCCCACGGTACCAAACCTATGCGCAGTCGTTTCCGGGCACCATACCGTTTTCCGAAGGCCTGGGTTTTGTCGCCAGGGTCGACGACAAGAACCCGAAGGATCTCGACTATCCGTTCTATGTCACCGCGCATGAAGTGGCTCACCAGTGGTGGGGCCATCAGCTGGTGGGCGGCAACACGCGCGGCGCGAGCGTGCTGAGCGAAACACTGGCCGAATATTCGGCGCTGATGGTGATGAAAAAAACCGGCGGCCCGAACAGGATGCGGCGCTTCCTGCGCTACGACCTGAACCGCTACCTGATGGGCCGCGCGGAAGAGCGCAACCGCGAGCTGCCGCTGGCCGACAATGAACGGCAGGACTATATCCACTATCACAAGGGCGCGCTGGCCATGTATCTGCTGCAGGACATCGTCGGCGAAGACAAGATCAACGGCGTGCTGCGCGAACTGCTGCAACAGCATCGGCGCCAGTCGCCGCCGTACGCCAGCGTGACGGCGCTGATCGATGGCTTGCGCCAGGTCACGCCGCCGGAGCAGGCTTACCTGATCGATGATCTGTTCGAGAAAATCGTGCTGTTCGATAACCGCGCGCTGGCGGCCACGGCGCGCAAGCTGACGGACGGACGCTATGAAGTCACCATCAAGGTGCAGGCCGGCAAGGTGCAGGCGGGCGAACAGGGAGAAGAGCAGGAAGTGCCGCTGCGCGACCTGATCGAGATCGGCGTCGATGACAAGGATGGCAATGCGCTGCTGCGCGAACGCAAGCTGATGAGCAGCAAGCAGGCCAGCTACACGGTGGTGGTGGCCACCCGGCCGGCCAGGGCGGGCATCGATCCCGACAACAAGCTGATCGACCGCAAGCCGGACGACAATATGATCGCAGTCGATATCAGCGAGCGCTAG
- a CDS encoding ATP-binding cassette domain-containing protein, with protein sequence MIEVKHLAKRFRMPPQKDKTTSAPDPRDHDGWFHAVRDVSFSCAPGEVLGLLGPNGAGKTTTLRLLSTALQADAGSALVNGIDVLQQPLVARQSIGFLSGSTGLYGRLTARENVEYFGRLHGMPADKLKQRCDELFALLQMEHYGNKRADQLSTGMKQKCAIARTVVHAPQVVILDEPTTGLDVMSAKILLDFIASYKALRVPLIFSTHHLHEVEKLCDRVCIINHGTTAFNGTVDELRHLGGSADLYDAFVGVINRGA encoded by the coding sequence ATGATAGAGGTAAAGCACCTGGCCAAGCGTTTTCGCATGCCGCCACAGAAAGACAAAACCACGTCGGCTCCCGATCCGCGCGACCACGACGGCTGGTTTCACGCCGTGCGCGATGTCAGTTTCAGCTGCGCACCCGGTGAAGTGCTGGGTTTGCTGGGACCGAACGGCGCCGGCAAGACCACCACCTTGCGCCTGTTGTCGACCGCCCTGCAGGCGGACGCGGGCAGCGCCCTCGTCAATGGCATCGATGTCTTGCAGCAACCGCTGGTGGCGCGCCAGAGCATCGGCTTCCTGTCCGGTTCGACCGGCTTGTATGGCCGCCTGACGGCACGCGAAAACGTCGAATACTTCGGCCGCCTGCACGGCATGCCGGCCGACAAGCTCAAGCAGCGCTGCGATGAACTGTTCGCCCTGCTGCAGATGGAACATTACGGCAACAAGCGCGCCGACCAGCTGTCGACCGGCATGAAGCAGAAATGCGCGATCGCGCGCACGGTCGTGCATGCGCCGCAGGTGGTGATCCTCGACGAGCCGACCACCGGCCTGGACGTGATGTCGGCCAAGATCCTGCTGGACTTTATCGCCAGCTACAAGGCGCTGCGCGTGCCGCTGATCTTTTCCACCCACCATTTGCACGAGGTGGAAAAGCTGTGCGACCGCGTCTGCATCATCAACCATGGCACGACCGCCTTCAATGGCACGGTGGACGAGTTGCGCCACCTGGGCGGCAGTGCGGATCTGTACGACGCCTTTGTCGGCGTCATCAACCGGGGAGCTTGA
- the rplM gene encoding 50S ribosomal protein L13: MKTFSAKGHEVQRDWFVVDATDKVLGRVASEVALRLRGKHKPEFTPHVDTGDFIVVINAGKLRVTGTKATEKIYYRHSGYPGGIYETNFQKMQQRFPGRALEKAVKGMLPKGPLGYAMIKKLKVYAEGSHPHAAQQPKALVL, from the coding sequence ATGAAAACATTTTCCGCTAAAGGACATGAAGTCCAGCGCGATTGGTTCGTGGTTGACGCGACGGACAAAGTCCTCGGACGTGTTGCCAGCGAAGTGGCACTCCGACTGCGCGGCAAACACAAACCAGAATTTACTCCTCACGTCGATACCGGCGACTTTATCGTCGTCATCAACGCAGGCAAACTGCGTGTGACCGGTACCAAAGCTACTGAGAAAATTTACTACCGTCACTCTGGCTATCCAGGCGGCATCTACGAAACCAACTTCCAGAAAATGCAACAGCGTTTTCCAGGTCGCGCGCTTGAGAAAGCGGTCAAAGGCATGCTGCCTAAAGGCCCACTCGGCTACGCAATGATCAAGAAGCTGAAAGTGTACGCGGAAGGTTCCCATCCGCACGCAGCTCAGCAACCTAAAGCACTTGTTCTCTAA
- the rpsI gene encoding 30S ribosomal protein S9, whose amino-acid sequence MIGNYNYGTGRRKSAVARVFIKVGTGLIVVNGKPANEYFSRETGLMVIRQPLELTGNVERFDIKVNVHGGGESGQAGAVRHGITRALIDYDAALKPELAKAGFVTRDAREVERKKVGLRKARRAKQFSKR is encoded by the coding sequence ATGATCGGTAATTACAATTATGGAACCGGCCGTCGCAAGAGTGCAGTGGCTCGCGTTTTTATCAAAGTTGGCACAGGCTTGATCGTTGTTAACGGCAAACCAGCAAACGAATACTTCTCGCGCGAAACCGGTCTGATGGTTATCCGTCAACCACTGGAGCTGACCGGCAATGTCGAGCGTTTCGACATCAAAGTCAACGTCCATGGCGGCGGTGAATCGGGCCAGGCTGGTGCAGTTCGTCACGGCATCACCCGCGCTCTGATCGACTACGATGCAGCGTTGAAACCGGAACTGGCAAAAGCCGGCTTCGTGACCCGCGATGCACGTGAAGTCGAGCGTAAAAAAGTTGGTCTGCGCAAAGCACGTCGCGCAAAACAAT
- a CDS encoding ABC transporter ATP-binding protein yields the protein MELQIRHLSKTYANGVVALDDISLAIPPGMFGLLGPNGAGKSTLMRTLATLQECDSGSVFFGDYDVLDDKDEIRRMLGYLPQDFGLYPKVTAYELLDHFANLKGLSQRTRRREVVDGLLQQTNLFDVRHQRLGTFSGGMRQRFGIAQALLGDPKLIIVDEPTAGLDPQERVRFHNLLSDIGEDKTVILSTHIVSDVADLCANMAIINKGHVLLCGKTQELIDDVSCKIWARFVDKKELASFQQRHAVISTRLLSGRTLIHVYSDDDPGDGFEEAIGDLEDLYFATIAGRHRVDPSCGEE from the coding sequence ATGGAATTGCAGATTCGTCACTTGTCGAAGACCTACGCCAACGGTGTCGTGGCGCTGGACGATATTTCGCTGGCGATCCCACCCGGCATGTTCGGTTTGCTGGGCCCCAACGGCGCCGGCAAGTCGACCTTGATGCGCACCCTGGCCACCTTGCAGGAGTGCGATTCCGGCTCGGTCTTCTTCGGCGACTACGACGTGCTCGACGACAAGGACGAGATCCGCCGCATGCTCGGCTATCTGCCGCAGGACTTCGGCCTGTATCCGAAAGTGACGGCCTACGAACTGCTGGATCACTTCGCCAATTTAAAGGGCCTGTCGCAGCGCACGCGCCGGCGCGAAGTGGTCGACGGCCTGCTGCAGCAAACCAATCTGTTCGATGTGCGCCACCAGCGCCTGGGCACGTTTTCGGGCGGCATGCGCCAGCGCTTCGGCATCGCCCAGGCGCTGCTGGGCGACCCGAAGCTGATCATCGTCGACGAACCGACGGCCGGCCTCGATCCGCAGGAACGGGTGCGCTTCCACAACCTGTTGTCGGACATCGGCGAAGACAAGACCGTCATTTTATCGACCCATATCGTGTCCGACGTGGCCGACCTGTGCGCCAACATGGCCATCATCAACAAGGGCCATGTGCTGTTGTGCGGCAAGACGCAGGAATTGATCGATGATGTCAGCTGCAAGATCTGGGCGCGCTTTGTCGACAAGAAGGAGCTGGCCAGCTTCCAGCAGCGCCACGCCGTGATATCGACCCGGCTGCTGTCGGGCCGTACCCTGATCCATGTCTACAGCGATGACGATCCGGGCGACGGTTTCGAGGAAGCCATCGGCGACCTGGAAGACCTGTATTTCGCCACCATCGCCGGCCGCCACCGCGTCGACCCCAGCTGCGGCGAGGAGTAA
- a CDS encoding ABC transporter permease, with amino-acid sequence MWTIYLKELLELTRDRKTLIFTILIPIFAMPLIFGGFAYVSSNMFKNAKSAELRYALFGQQHAPALSARFGQQTNLRLVPLTDESEIRQAIADERIKFAVVIPPQFDAALQQQRQASITLHYNSASTVDVTQQRVREVIDGYNTSLRQESLSALNLNAEQLAFALAPVLLEKKSTADQREQMGAIIGGMLPYLLLMVCLTAAMYPAIDMGAGEKERGTLETLLLAPVPRGAIVLAKFLVLFTVGMTSAVLMVGSMAALLLGFGNSLEGNLAVMVRSITLPDLAMVTLMLVPTAAIFASLLLSISIYAKSYKEAAGMITPLMLLTILPIVVAMLPGVELNWLWAMVPLTNVSLAMKELVKGTMDYSMFGVILASTTVIAGALLLLCRWWFKREAVLFRN; translated from the coding sequence ATGTGGACCATTTATTTGAAGGAATTGCTGGAACTCACGCGTGACCGCAAGACCCTGATCTTCACCATCCTGATTCCGATCTTCGCCATGCCGCTGATCTTTGGCGGCTTCGCTTATGTATCGAGCAATATGTTCAAGAACGCCAAGTCGGCCGAGCTGCGCTACGCCCTGTTCGGCCAGCAGCACGCACCGGCACTGAGCGCGCGTTTTGGCCAGCAAACCAATTTGCGCCTGGTGCCGTTGACCGATGAAAGCGAGATCCGCCAGGCCATCGCGGACGAACGCATCAAGTTCGCGGTGGTGATACCGCCGCAGTTTGATGCCGCCTTGCAGCAGCAGCGGCAAGCGAGCATCACCTTGCACTACAACAGCGCCAGCACGGTCGACGTGACGCAGCAGCGCGTGCGCGAGGTGATCGACGGCTACAACACCAGCTTGCGCCAGGAGTCGCTGTCGGCCCTGAACCTGAATGCCGAACAACTGGCGTTTGCCCTGGCACCGGTGCTGCTGGAGAAAAAATCCACCGCCGACCAGCGCGAACAGATGGGCGCGATCATCGGCGGCATGCTGCCTTACCTGCTGCTGATGGTGTGCCTGACGGCCGCCATGTATCCGGCCATCGACATGGGCGCCGGCGAAAAGGAACGGGGCACCTTGGAAACCTTGCTGCTGGCACCGGTGCCGCGCGGCGCCATCGTGCTGGCCAAGTTCCTGGTCTTGTTTACGGTCGGCATGACCTCGGCCGTGCTGATGGTGGGCAGCATGGCCGCCCTGCTGCTGGGCTTCGGCAACTCGCTGGAAGGCAACCTGGCCGTCATGGTGCGCAGCATTACCTTGCCCGACCTGGCGATGGTGACCCTGATGCTGGTGCCGACGGCTGCCATCTTCGCCTCGCTGCTGCTGTCGATCTCGATCTACGCCAAGAGCTACAAGGAAGCGGCCGGCATGATCACGCCGCTGATGCTGCTGACCATTTTGCCTATCGTGGTGGCCATGCTGCCGGGCGTGGAACTGAACTGGCTGTGGGCGATGGTGCCGTTGACCAATGTCTCGCTGGCCATGAAGGAGCTGGTCAAGGGCACCATGGATTACAGCATGTTCGGCGTGATCCTGGCCTCGACCACGGTGATTGCCGGCGCCCTGCTGCTGCTGTGCCGCTGGTGGTTCAAGCGCGAAGCGGTGCTGTTCCGCAACTGA